The genomic stretch TGAGGGTACCTTTCCCTCGCTATAGCATTGATTACACAAACTAAAATGAGATTTTGTTTCCTTGAATCGAGATCCGATGATGGGATAGCGGCAAACAGAGCAAACGTGGTTACCATGTCTATTTCTATCCCCATTTTCAAGCTTTATCAAGGTAGAGATAATACCAAAACCCCAGTCTAGATCATCAAACATTTGAAGGAAGTCCGATAAAGATACCATTGAAGAATCCATCTCTCCATGTACCTCAAGTATTTCACTAATCCCGCTTGAAGGAATATAGATAGCCCTCAGCAATTTGATGTATGCGGTGGCATCAACTTTCCTTATCTGGGATGGAGAAGCGCCTTCATTTATGCATCGCCACAACAGCGCATCATAAGCAACCCGCTTTCGTTTTTCTGGAGGGCCACCGCAAACGGGAGCGAGAACTGCATAAAACATGCCCAGATCAACCCTACCTGAGCCATTCTCATCTAAGACAGAGAGAATCCTCTCATTTATGGCTTTGACAGCTCCTTGAAAGGTTTCAGGCTTTAAAAAATTAAGTAGCCTCCGGAGGATTTCTTCCAAATTGGGTTTGCGTATTGATTTCTCCGGAACACCAGTTCCAGAATAAGAAACAGGCACGTCTTTCTCCGCCATTTCTTTACTTAAAAGCTCAACATCGCAACGGCCCAACCTAGTAACCCTCTGAAAAGCTCTAATTTGCAGAGCGTTAGCCAAATCCTGCCTCACTGTAGTCTTCTCACCTACAGTCTTAAACTTAGAAGCTTCAACAAtcacaaaggctacttctccattGGCACCTCCATTactcttcaccttcttcttctgcaGCTGCTTCAGATGGGCTATCGCATCATGCAGTTCCACTCTGTTGGTCATCTTCAGTGCTTCCTTCAGCGCCTTCTTTGCTTCCTCAGTTTCACCAGCACCCAACAAGGAGACAGCCTTGTTCAATTGTGCACGCCAATGATTGGGCCACACAGCCAAAACCCTAGTATACATTTCCGAAGCCCTCTGAAACCTACCCATGTCCATATAAAGGCCACCCAGATTATATAAAGCATCTACATGACCCGGTTTTAAATCAATAGCTTTCTGGAACACCTCAATTGCCCTCTCATCCTCGCCCATTGAATGCAAAGCCGAGGCCAGATCACAATGTGCATCAGCATAGTCAGTTTTCATAAAAATAGCCTCTTCTAAGGCCTTCACAGCTGCCCTATACTCTCCTACCCCAAAAAGGGCGCTCCCCAAAAGCTTAAGAGCCCTAAAATGAGTAGGACAAAGTATTGCAGCTTCCCTATAATACTCGCAAGCGCTTAGAACCATACCTTCACCTTCAAGTGCAATCCCCAGATTGACATAAATCTGAGGAAGTAAATAAGCCCATTGATTCCCATCAGCCTCAGCTGCGtcgagagccagcaagaactcTTCTTTAGCTTCTTTGAACCTGCCAAGAACATACAGGCAGTTTCCAGCCCTGAAATGTGGCCTAACATCCACCGGTTGCAACTCACAAGCTCTCTTAAAGCTCACCAAAGCCTCCTTAAACAGCTGGTGATCATACAAAACCCTGCCTATTGCCATGTGCCCATCGAAAGCCTCCTCTCTCGACCTAGCCCCGTCAGCCCGGCTCCTCAAAACCCCCAATTCCCTCACAAAAACGGCGTAATCATGCCCCGATTCCTCCCAAAACACTCTTTTCTCCGAAATGTCCGAGGACGGCCCCAACTCCCTCGACCAACCGGCATCCGAAAACGCGTCGAAATTATCACCCTTCAGTTTCCCATCCTTGGCCTGCTTCGCCTTCAATCTCTTCACCAGAATCTCCAAATCGTCCACGAGCTTCCAAGTATCGTCGAACACTATCCCATGATTAGGCGACACAGCCCAAGCTGCCGTCCTCTGCTTCTTCTGCGTCTCCATCGCCCTCTCGTCCGCAATCGACGACGACGACACCTCGTCCGACCCCGACCTCACCTCCTTGTTCTTGCCGTCGTCGGGATTGAGCTCGAGCCCCAGCGCGTCGAAGTCGCGGTCCACGTCGCCGGCGCCGTCGTCGTAGGTCCTCAGC from Rhodamnia argentea isolate NSW1041297 chromosome 2, ASM2092103v1, whole genome shotgun sequence encodes the following:
- the LOC115738650 gene encoding uncharacterized TPR repeat-containing protein At1g05150-like, which encodes MATRGSRSEKVKRIFQQFDANRDGGLNREEMAALVVAVNPRVKFSDEQINAILDEVFKTYGEYIDGEKGLTYEGLLRTYDDGAGDVDRDFDALGLELNPDDGKNKEVRSGSDEVSSSSIADERAMETQKKQRTAAWAVSPNHGIVFDDTWKLVDDLEILVKRLKAKQAKDGKLKGDNFDAFSDAGWSRELGPSSDISEKRVFWEESGHDYAVFVRELGVLRSRADGARSREEAFDGHMAIGRVLYDHQLFKEALVSFKRACELQPVDVRPHFRAGNCLYVLGRFKEAKEEFLLALDAAEADGNQWAYLLPQIYVNLGIALEGEGMVLSACEYYREAAILCPTHFRALKLLGSALFGVGEYRAAVKALEEAIFMKTDYADAHCDLASALHSMGEDERAIEVFQKAIDLKPGHVDALYNLGGLYMDMGRFQRASEMYTRVLAVWPNHWRAQLNKAVSLLGAGETEEAKKALKEALKMTNRVELHDAIAHLKQLQKKKVKSNGGANGEVAFVIVEASKFKTVGEKTTVRQDLANALQIRAFQRVTRLGRCDVELLSKEMAEKDVPVSYSGTGVPEKSIRKPNLEEILRRLLNFLKPETFQGAVKAINERILSVLDENGSGRVDLGMFYAVLAPVCGGPPEKRKRVAYDALLWRCINEGASPSQIRKVDATAYIKLLRAIYIPSSGISEILEVHGEMDSSMVSLSDFLQMFDDLDWGFGIISTLIKLENGDRNRHGNHVCSVCRYPIIGSRFKETKSHFSLCNQCYSEGKVPSTYKQEEYRFKEYASEAEAMKDKCMCFNLQSQSDS